A section of the Phaseolus vulgaris cultivar G19833 chromosome 8, P. vulgaris v2.0, whole genome shotgun sequence genome encodes:
- the LOC137825180 gene encoding formin-like protein 13, with the protein MGELDKDLCLFWKSVAAANITFPTASIIPYEFFESQLEIHIDNMLGKGKLAELRAIARSHKLAAGSQAMPNPVVAIAATQGKTPPRGATSSGVLPAPQRKKLILRKPKRKAPQVVQEEEEDDEGTEDGLVTKRTRVAPSSPPALPTPTPPSPPAPSQPVQATPLAATTPVVESSDPNFIENPPSASTPFVSVGEGPPSTTSIAGAAPGGDEGAHNSPILITESLTSPPRQEAPLALQTQEGGGESQHQTPPVPPPATTSSLPTSLEEILGPFTAKLKMMAEDLPLIVSKAVKDSLKKLQEENSALKESNLITRAEAEKLSCNLLMTELEHSRLKDAVDAELRSTRKEASDLRQKLHLQVQEKIDLESKLVPYRLKVADLEAAKKADATKMENLEKRSADREVLLGKVEKERDDAIAELAKAREEATKIAAELAQARDEGKKAAEDLARAHEEKEELKKQAQELEQSTAQVLIAGFDAALEQVACQYPELDLSMVSICNEVVDGKIVPSED; encoded by the exons atgggggagttggacaaggacctttgcctcttctggaagagcgtagctgccgccaacatcaccttccccaccgCCTCAATCATTCCTTACGAGTTTTTCGAGAGCCAACTCGAAATACACATAG ATAACATGCTGGGAAAAGGAAAACTAGCAgaactgagggcgatcgcccgatcccacaaactcgcggcgggctcccaagCCATGCCTAACCCGGTGGTGGCGATCGCCGCCACTCAAGGCAAAACCCCGCCCCGAGGTGCAACCTCTTCCGGGGTATTACCCGCCCCTCAAAGGAAAAAGTTGATCTTGAGGAAACCAAAAAGGAAAGCTCCTCAAGTGgtgcaagaggaagaagaggatgatgaggggactgaggatggcctcgtcaccAAGAGAACAAGAGTGGCtccctcttcaccacctgcactcccaacaccaacaccgccctcacctccagctccatcacaaccagtccaagcaacacccttggccgCCACAACCCCCGTGGTTGAAAGCAGCGACCCCAACTTCATAGAGAatcctccaagcgcctccacaccgttcgtatctgttggagagggtcctccttctaCCACGTCTATTGCTGGGGCCGCACCAGGAGGAGATGAGGGCGCTCATAACTCGCCAATACTCATAACAGAATCTCtgacctcaccaccacgccaagaagccccccttgcccttcaaactcaagagggtggtggtgaaagtcagcaccaaacTCCTCCAGTACCTCCACCAGCAACAACCTCAAGCCTCCCAACCTCCCTCGAAGAGATCTtggggcccttcacagctaaactgaagatgatggcggaggatctcCCCTTGATTGTATCGAAAGCCGTAAAGGACTCCCTCAAGaagctccaagaggagaactcAGCACTCAAGGAGTCAAATCTGATTACAAGGGCTGAGGCTGAAAAACTCTCGTGCAACCTGCTGATGACCGAGTTGGAGCACTCAAGGCTGAAGGACGCCGTGGATGCTGAGCTAAGGAGCACTCGCAAAGaagcctccgatctgcgccaaaaactgcacctccaagtACAAGAGAAGATCGACTTGGAAAGCAAACTTGTCccttacaggctcaaggtggcagACTTGGAGGCTGCAAAGAAGGCGGATGCGACTAAGATGGAAAACCTTGAGAAaaggtcagcagatcgggaggtgCTCCTTGGGAAGGTTGAAAAGGAGAGGGACGATGCCATTGCTGAGCTTGCCAAAGCTCGAGAGGAGGCCACGAAGATTGCTGCGGAGTTGGCCCAGGCTcgggacgaaggcaaaaagGCTGCTGAAGACCTAGCTCGAGCTCATGAGGAAAaggaagagctgaagaaacaagcacaagagctcgagcaaagcaCCGCCCAAGTCCTCATcgccgggttcgacgccgctCTGGAGCAGGTTGCATGCCAataccccgagctcgacctctccatggtgtcaatctgcaatgaggtggtggatgggaagatcgtacCCTCTGAAGACTAG
- the LOC137826604 gene encoding BURP domain protein RD22-like: MEFHILPIVTFLMLGVAASAALSPEFYWKSVLPTTPMPKAITDLLHPDWKEEKDGSADVGNGVNVGVEKGNQGQGGGTDVNVGGGNGGVNVHAGPKGKPVHVGVGPHSPFDYTYGASETQLRDDPNLVLFFLEKNLHHGTKLDLLFSQTSNAEATFLPRPLADSIPFSSNKVNDILHRFSIKAWSDEAQVVKNTISECERPIIKGEEKRCVTSLESMVDFATSKLGNNVGAISTNVKKESKWQHYKIAAGVKKLGEKSVVCHKEKYPYAVFYCHKSDSSKAYSVPLEGADGSRVKAVAVCHTDTSNWNPKHLAFQVLKVQPGTVPICHFLPQGHVVFVPK, from the exons ATGGAATTTCACATTCTTCCCATCGTTACTTTTCTCATG CTTGGTGTGGCAGCTAGTGCAGCATTATCTCCAGAATTTTACTGGAAGTCCGTGCTTCCCACCACACCAATGCCCAAAGCCATCACTGATTTGCTACACCCTG ATTGGAAGGAAGAGAAAGACGGGTCTGCAGATGTAGGGAATGGTGTAAATGTTGGTGTAGAAAAGGGAAACCAGGGACAAGGAGGTGGCACTGATGTTAATGTTGGTGGAGGAAACGGTGGAGTGAATGTACACGCAGGACCAAAGGGAAAGCCGGTGCATGTTGGAGTTGGGCCACACTCTCCATTTGATTACACTTATGGAGCCAGCGAAACCCAATTACGTGATGACCCCAATCTGGTACTCTTCTTCTTGGAAAAGAACTTGCATCATGGAACCAAATTGGACTTGCTCTTCTCTCAAACCTCTAATGCTGAGGCCACATTCTTGCCTCGTCCTTTGGCTGATTCCATACCCTTTTCTTCAAACAAGGTCAATGACATATTGCACAGGTTCTCCATCAAGGCCTGGTCAGATGAGGCTCAAGTGGTGAAAAACACCATCAGTGAGTGTGAAAGGCCTATCATCAAAGGAGAGGAAAAGCGTTGCGTGACTTCCCTTGAGTCAATGGTTGATTTCGCCACTTCCAAGCTTGGGAATAATGTTGGTGCTATCTCCACAAATGTGAAAAAAGAAAGCAAGTGGCAACATTACAAAATAGCAGCAGGAGTTAAGAAATTGGGTGAGAAGAGTGTTGTGTGCCACAAGGAGAAATACCCATATGCAGTGTTTTACTGTCACAAATCAGATAGCAGTAAAGCCTATTCTGTCCCATTGGAGGGTGCTGATGGAAGCAGGGTCAAAGCAGTTGCAGTGTGTCACACTGACACATCAAATTGGAATCCCAAGCATTTGGCCTTCCAAGTGCTCAAAGTTCAACCAGGAACTGTTCCTATCTGTCACTTCCTCCCTCAGGGTCATGTTGTCTTTGTTCCTAAGTAG
- the LOC137825181 gene encoding secreted RxLR effector protein 161-like translates to MGELSFFLGLQVKQSKDGIFLSQSKYCKEIIKKFEMEKCKEATTLMSTSCYMDADAAGTVVNQTKYRGLIGSLLYLIASRLDIMFVVCLCARFQSNSNESHLQSAKIILKYLNGTSIVGLWYPSHSPIHLVGYSNFDFAGCKLDRKNTSGTCHLLGSSLISWHSKKQVCVALSTVEAEYIAARSCCAQILWIKQQLEDFGLKVSKVPLLCDNTSAINLTKNQVQHFRTKHIE, encoded by the coding sequence atgggagaGTTGTCCTTCTTCTTGGGATTGCAAGTCAAGCAATCTAAGGATGGCATCTTTCTAAGTCAAtccaagtattgcaaggagatcaTCAAAAAGTTTGAAATGGAGAAGTGTAAAGAGGCAACTACACTAATGTCCACAAGTTGCTATATGGACGCTGATGCAGCTGGAACAGTAGTGAATCAAACCAAATACAGGggtttgattggctctttgctctATCTTATAGCCAGCAGGCTAGATATTATGTTTGTAGTGTGCCTCTGTGCTAGATTCCAATCCAATTCGAACGAATCACACCTTCAATCTGCCAAAATAATTCTAAAGTATCTAAATGGCACATCCattgttgggttatggtatccctCTCACTCTCCTATACATTTAGTTGGATACTCTAATTTTGATTTTGCAGGATGCAAACTGGACAGAAAAAACACAAGTGGAacttgtcatcttcttggatcAAGCCTTATATCTTGGCATAGTAAGAAGCAAGTCTGTGTGGCACTCTCAACTGTTGAAGCAGAATACATCGCTGCAAGAAGCTGTTGTGCTCAGATTTTGtggatcaaacaacaacttgaagACTTTGGGTTGAAAGTTAGCAAAGTACCTCTGCtctgtgacaacacaagtgccatTAATCTCACAAAAAATCAGGTTCAACACTTTAGGACAAAGCATATTGAGTGA